In Mustela lutreola isolate mMusLut2 chromosome 16, mMusLut2.pri, whole genome shotgun sequence, the genomic window TTGCAGGTAGAGGGAACAGGATATGCAAAGGTCCAGGGGTGCAAAGGCACATGCCATAGCCAGGGAACCATgaaatgtgtgtgtctgtgagggagGAGAGATGTTGCTGGAGGAGTTGACTGTGATCAGGTGAGAAGGGCTGTGAATGCTGGGTTGCTTGGGCTTTGTCTTAATGGTGAGCTCTGAGCTAAAGTCAGGAAGGGAgatgagctgaaggtggacagcCAGAGGCTGGGAGGCCAGGAGGAGGCTGGCATGAAGGTTCACAGGAGAGTGACTGAGgcctgagctgggcagggggcgtgGGGTGGAAAGGGGAAACAGACTGGGgagatgcctaggcaaagaggccAGGACTTGTCATTGGggcaaggggagggaggaggtgggcatcACCTGCCCAGGGTCTCGGCTGAGAACCGGAGGGGCGGtgcactctccccacccccccccccctccatctTGGGGAGGTTGATGAGCTCTTTGGAGGCATGGTATGTGAGAATGCGGAGATGTTCAGGAGACGCTGGTTAACCTGAGTCTGGGATCTCAGAGAGAGCCTGggctggagacagagagagattcctgtgaataaataaaagggtGAAACCCTTTAAAGGGCTCTCTGGGGATGAGGAGACAGAAGTGGGACAGCCAGTGGAGTAGGAAGCAAATCGTCTGAAGGTGCTGTCTTAAAAACCACAGAAGCACCCAATACGATTTATGAATTTAATGCAAGCCACgtgtgtaaatatatgtatttttacaagtcgcattttaaaaagtaaaacagaacagGAAAACAGGTAAAATTAGTCTTTGCCGAATTTTTTATTCAACCCATTAAATCGGAAATTTAATCATTTCAACAGGTAGATGATAGGAGACATTATTAGTGAAATATATTCCATTCTTCTGTTTGAACCAAGTATTCAAAATCCAGTGTGTTTCTCAGACAGCCCAGGGAATGTCGATTCGGACCAGCCCCCTGTCAGGTGCCCCAAACCACGCTGGGCCGTGGCTGCCACACTGGTCAGGACAGCCGGCGGGGAGCTCGGTCAGGGAGCTCAGGCTGCTCAGtctttcccccttcccacccGCCAGGCCTATGGTCCCACCACTGATCCCCCCGAAGATCCCAGAAGGGGAACGTGTGGACTTCGATGTAAGTAAGGGACCTCCAGTCCCCAGGTGCCTTTGTGCAAATTAGGAAGTGGTGCCTCTGGCTTTTCCCTCCTTTCAGAGCCTCCTAAATGGACCCAAGGTGTCCCCTAGTGCCCCTGCTGGGAACATCACCAACAGCAGCCCCTGGTCCCCTAAACGGCCCAGGCCCACGTCCGTTGCAGGAAGGGCCCTGCCTCGATGCGCCTCAGAGGGCACACAGGTGGGTGCCCGGTCCCCCTCACTGCCTGGAAGTGAtgcacccccctacccccacccctacGTCCTGCAGGACATCCACCGGAAGCGCATGGAGAAAGATCTGCTGGAGCTGCAGACGCTCATCGATGTGCATTTTGAACAgcggaagaaagaggaagaggagctcATTGCGCTGAAAGAGCGCATTGTGAGTGGAGGGAGGCGGAGTTCCGCAGCATCCTCCCCACCTGGTGCCTGTGCTGTGCCATCCTGTGGCTGGGAGTGCTTCCCGTCCAGTGCAGCCCCGAGGCTGTCCAAGTCGGTGGCCATACTCAAACTAGCTCATCTCTGCTCTTGACCTCCTTGGGGATGGGGCAACCCTGCACCCCCtcattcctctcccttcccccaggagCGGCGCCGGGCTGAGAGAGCTGAACAACAACGCTTCCGAACCGAGAAGGAGCGTGAGCGTCAGGCCAAGCTGGCGGTGGGTGCCTCTCCTGTCCTGTGAGACCAAATGCTTCTTCTTAAGCCGAATGCTCTATTTCCCGTTCATGATCTTTTCTGCAGTCCTGAGGAAGGCAGGACTTGCACTGTGTTATTCAAGGATCTTTCTTTGGAAGGGACAGAAACCCTAACCCAAACTGAGTTcagcagaaagagaattttattgACTCATATAACTAAGAAAAAGTAGAATGTTATTGGTTTCAGGTATGGCTGGATCAAGGAACTCAAATAAGATCACAAAGACCCATCTTTTCTCTTCCTATCCCTGGTCCCATCTTTCTATGGACACTGGGGGTGATGAGGTCGTCATGGGTTTGCCTGGGATGTTCCTGGTCTGAGCCCTGAAAATCCTGTATCCCATCAGTCCCAGGTGAACCAGATGGTAGGTCACCCAACTGGACACCCCGTTCTCAGGGGAGGCAAGTGACTACCAGCAAATCTGGCTTTCATTCCTCTTTTATCTGTCTTCTCCTTGATTCTGGGATAAGTTCAGATTGGTCACCTGTCCATCTTGGAGCAAATTGCTGGCTAGTTGTAGGAGGTTGGTGAAAATACTCCCATTGGTGTGGGCTTTGGAAACATGATCTGCCACTTGAATAACTTTAAAAGATTAAGAGTAGGGTGACATGGTAAACATCCTACTGGTCTCCCAAAGATGTTCTCATCCTAATTCCCAAAGTCTATGCATATGGTACCCTgcatggcaaaagagactttgcaggtGGGATTAAGTTAAGGTGGGAGATAATTCTGGATTATCCAGATGGGCCTCGTGTTACCACAATGGTCATTGGAAGAGGGAGGCTGTAGAGTTGGAGTCAGGGATGTTTGAAGATGCTGCTCTACTAGCTTAGAAGACGGAGGAAGGGGCCAGGACCCAAAGAATGCAGGTGAGAAGTATGGGGCAAGAGAGTGACTTTTCCCCTAGACCCTCCACACTGTTTACTTCTTGATTACAGCCCAGAAGACTcgtttcagacttctgacctgcaGAGCTGTAAGGCGATaaacttgtgcttttttttttttttttaatttaagattttatttacttatttgacagacagagatcacaagtaggcagagatgcaggcagggagagaggaggaagcaggctccttattgagcagagagcctgatgtgggacttgatcccaggaccctgggattacaacctgagttgaagacagaggctttaacccactgagccacccaggcgccccacttgggctattttttttttttaagatttttatttattgggcgcctgggtggctcagtgggttaagccgctgccttcggctcaggtcatgatctcagggtcctgggatcgagtcccgcatcgggctctctgctcagcggggagcctgcttcctcctctctctctctgcctgcctctctgcctacttgtgatctccctctgtcaaataaataaataaaatctttaaaaaaaaaaaaaaaaagatttttatttatttatttgacagagagcacaagcagaggaagcggcaggcagagggggaagcagactccccactgagcagagagcaggacctggggcttaatcccagcaccctgggatcaggacccgagctgaaggcagatgctcaaccgactgagccccccaaacTCCGTGCATCCCAAACTCATGCTGTTTTAAGCTATTAAATTTGCACATTACAGCAAAGCGATAGGAAAGAAATTCAGATGGAGTGTGCTGGACGTGCCAGAAGCCATTGTGCCCGCCTCACCAGCGCTTTCAGTGTGGGGAGGAGCTGGGCTGGACAAGCCACTCTTTCTGGAACATGGGGCTGCCTTCATTTGACATTCTAGAGCCCCATCCTCAGGCTCAAGGCCATGGCCCCTTTAGTGTGCTGagtcccccatccccatccccagtcACCCTCTTGCATCCTCTGAGACATCATTCTTGTCTCGTGAGAATAAAGGAgacaaaggcccagagagggggacTATCTGCACTGAGGCACATAGCAAGCTCGGCACAGGCCATTCAGAATGGAAGAATGCAGAAAGAAGCAGGAATATCCCTGACCCACTGTAAAAGTTTTGCTTGGGGGATattaaggctcagagaggagaagggacttgtgGGTGGTCACAGTCAGGCCTGGATGGACCCGGGGCAGTATGTCTGCATTTAACCTGTTCTGGCATTGACTTTGTCTCGTGCATTGGGTCGATGGATCCCTGTGTCACTCAGACCCCTTCCCCACAGGGGCTGGGCCAGCCTTCTGGGTTAACTCCTTTCTTCCCTCAGGAGGAGAAGATgcggaaggaggaggaagaggccaaGAAGCGAGCGGAGGATGACGCCAAAAAGAAGAAGGTTCTGTCTAACATGGGAGCCCATTTTGGGGGTTACCTTGTCAAGGTGAGTTCAGCCTGCTGGGACCTAAGGTCTGTGTTCCCAGGGAGGAGGCAACTAAGGGCCTAGATTCTTGGTTCCTgatggaggtgggggttgggagccCCAACTCCTGGGTCTGAGAGAATAGGGGCTGGGGTCTgaactcctgggtctgagggaggaggggctgggggtctgaactcctgggtctgagggagaaggagTTGGGAGCCTGGACTCCCAGGTCTgacggagcaggggctgggggtctagactcctgggtctgagggaggaggggctgggggtctggactcctgagtctgagggaggaggggctgggagggggggtCTGGACTCCTGCATGTAGTGACATGGTGGTGAGGAGCCCAGCCCTGGGGTCTGATCTATCTCACAGTTCAGTGTGTCCCCTTCCATACCCTCAGGCAGAACAGAAGCGCGGTAAGCGCCAGACAGGACGGGAGATGAAACTGCGCATCCTTTCTGAGCGTAAAAAGCCTCTGAACATCGACCACATGGGAGAAGAGCAGCTCCGGTAGGTGGGATGGAGGGCtcagggtgggagggggctggtTGGAAGACGGCGAGATAAGGGGACCCCTACATAGCTCTGGGAGGGTGGGTCCCAGATCTGAGCCCTGGCGCTGTGTGACTTTGGCTAGTGCGTCTCTCTCTCTGGGCGGGTGCCCTGTTTTCTTCCCTGGGAGACGTCATTGATATAGGACCTACTTTTTGTGGGTATCATGAGCTGTAGGGTCTGGGAGGGGATATGGTGGGAAGCCAGACAAGATGGCTCACTAAAAGTTAAGAGATTATGTTGACCTATTGATGTGCCCTGGAAACTCAGAAAGGCCCCATCTTTACGTGAATTAAAGCCAGACATGCTGGTGAGAAATTTCCAGCCAAGTCTCTGCCCTGTGGGTCTCTATCTACCTCTTTACCTCCCATTCACAGAACAGCCCACGTCTTGTGATAAGCCACCAGAGGGAAGGCTGCAGAGGGCTGTTCCTTCTGGGCCCTTAGTGGTAGCTTGATGTTCTCTGGTCTGGGCATGACTTACGAAGTCCAaaacccccacctccccagaggCAGCACAGCGAGGGGGGCTGGAGCTCAGCCTCTTACACACTGTGGGATCATAGGCACGTTATGTAATTTCTCTGAGCACGTTATgtaatttctctgatgatgatgatgatggtgatggtggtgatggtggtgatggtggtgatggtggtgatggtggtgatggtgatgatggtagtgatggtggtgatgttgaTGGTGGTGGCTGCCACAGTCATGCCCTCACAGTCAACCCTGTGATGTAGATACTATGATTATCCTCCTGTTAAAGATGAGGGacccgaggcacagagaggttaaatagcCTCTCCAGGGTGGCACAGCTGCAAGtggaagagctgggatttgaaccctgggAGGCCTCGGGCAGCAGCCCGTCCTTGCCGCTGGTGTTACAGTGCTGCATGTTCACCAGCCAGCTCTCCAGGGGCAAAAAGTCCTGACGGTAACACTTGCCCGTTTCTGTGACGTAACTGCTCCCACCATGCAGATTTAAAATTATCAGTGTGAGGGGTCTGAGCACTGGAAAAGACGTTCAGGGTTAGGGTTGGCTCTCAAGGTGTTTGCATGGCTCCAGGACCAGcttgggagagggaagcaggatcctaGAGGAGGTTACTTGGCGAAGGTCACAAGTCAGAGAatggcaaagctgggatttgaagccaggcttcctgactccaaagcctgggTCCTTAGCCGTGACATCGTTCTCCCTTGGGGAAGCAGGAATTTTGGATGTGGAGGCGGCGGGCAGGGTCTTAAGAACCCTTTCCTTCCACTCACCTAGAATGTTTCGGCCTTGGatattaacaaaatggcagtagtGACGCCCACTGAGTCTCTCTGGGTGGCCTTGGGTGGTTCTGTCTGGGCCGGGGGTATGGGCCAGCCCCTCTCTGACAGCCCTTCTGGCCCACCAGGGAGAAGGCCCAGG contains:
- the TNNT1 gene encoding troponin T, slow skeletal muscle isoform X1, translating into MSDTEEQEYEEEQPEEVEAAEEEEEAAEEPEPVVEREEERPKPRPMVPPLIPPKIPEGERVDFDDIHRKRMEKDLLELQTLIDVHFEQRKKEEEELIALKERIERRRAERAEQQRFRTEKERERQAKLAEEKMRKEEEEAKKRAEDDAKKKKVLSNMGAHFGGYLVKAEQKRGKRQTGREMKLRILSERKKPLNIDHMGEEQLREKAQELSDWIHQLESEKFDLMEKLKQQKYEINVLYNRISHAQKFRKGAGKGRVGGRWK
- the TNNT1 gene encoding troponin T, slow skeletal muscle isoform X2: MSDTEEQEYEEEQPEEVEAAEEEEEAAEEPEPVVEREERPKPRPMVPPLIPPKIPEGERVDFDDIHRKRMEKDLLELQTLIDVHFEQRKKEEEELIALKERIERRRAERAEQQRFRTEKERERQAKLAEEKMRKEEEEAKKRAEDDAKKKKVLSNMGAHFGGYLVKAEQKRGKRQTGREMKLRILSERKKPLNIDHMGEEQLREKAQELSDWIHQLESEKFDLMEKLKQQKYEINVLYNRISHAQKFRKGAGKGRVGGRWK